A genome region from Glycine max cultivar Williams 82 chromosome 5, Glycine_max_v4.0, whole genome shotgun sequence includes the following:
- the LOC100781551 gene encoding respiratory burst oxidase homolog protein A, whose amino-acid sequence MNGIPRHERRWASDSVPGKATVSAGTSPGTESNSAAEEFVEVTLDLQDDDTIVLRSVEPASVINIDDSVAGSGNQTPASVSRSPTIRRSSSRGFRQFSQELKAEAVAKARQFSQELRRFSWSHGHASRALSSSSAPNGAGAGFETALAARALRKQRAQLDRTRSGAHKALRGLKFISNRSNGVDAWNEVQSNFDKLATDGFLKRTDFAQCIGMKDSKEFALELFDALSRKRRLRAEKISREELFEFWSQITDQSFDSRLQIFFDMVDKNEDGRITEVEVKEIIMLSASANRLSRLKEQAEEYAALIMEELDPEGLGYIELWQLETLLLQKDTYLNYSQALSYTSQALSQNLQGLRKKSPIRRMSRRLVYYLQENWRRLWVLTLWVCIMIGLFTWKFIQYKRKDAFQIMGYCLLAAKGAAETLKFNMALILLPVCRNTITWLRSTKLGYSVPFDDNINFHKTIAGAIVIGIILHAGDHLACDFPRLVSTSEESYEKYLKGVFGDRKPSYVDLVKGVEGVTGVLMVVLMIIAFTLATKWFRRNLIKLPKPFSRLTGFNAFWYSHHLFVIVYVLLIIHGIKLYLVHKWYLKTTWMYVAVPVLLYASERILRLFRSGLYTVRLGKVAIYPGNVLTLQMSKPPQFRYKSGQYMFVQCPAVSPFEWHPFSITSAPGDDYLSVHIRQLGDWTQELKRVFSEACEPPVSGKSGLLRADETTKKSLPKLKIDGPYGAPAQDYKKYDVLLLVGLGIGATPFISILKDLLINIIKMEEMADSISDISRGSDHSVGSTTDLPSISKIAPKRKKTLKTTNAYFYWVTREQGSFDWFKGVMNEVAELDQRGVIEMHNYLTSVYEEGDARSALITMVQALNHAKNGVDIVSGTRVRTHFARPNWKKVFSKMCSKHCNGRIGVFYCGAPVLAKELSKLCFEFNEKGPTKFEFHKEHF is encoded by the exons ATGAATGGTATTCCGAGACACGAGCGCCGATGGGCGTCCGACAGCGTTCCGGGAAAAGCGACCGTCAGCGCCGGAACTTCGCCGGGAACTGAGTCCAACTCCGCCGCGGAGGAGTTTGTGGAGGTGACTCTCGATCTTCAAGACGATGACACCATCGTTCTCCGGAGCGTCGAGCCAGCCTCCGTCATTAACATCGACGACAGCGTCGCAGGCAGCGGAAACCAAACTCCGGCGTCGGTTTCGAGGTCTCCGACGATCCGTCGGAGCTCGTCGAGAGGATTCCGGCAGTTCTCGCAGGAGCTGAAAGCCGAGGCGGTTGCGAAGGCCAGGCAGTTCTCGCAGGAGCTGCGGCGGTTCTCTTGGAGCCACGGCCACGCTTCGCGCGCGCTTTCGTCTTCCTCTGCTCCGAACGGCGCCGGTGCCGGATTCGAAACGGCGTTGGCGGCTCGTGCTCTCAGGAAACAACGAGCTCAACTTGATCGCACACGCTCCGGCGCGCACAAAGCGCTTCGCGGTCTAAAATTTATCAGCAACAGATCCAATGGCGTTGATGCGTGGAACGAGGTGCAGAGCAACTTCGATAAGCTAGCTACGGACGGTTTTCTCAAGCGCACCGATTTCGCTCAATGCATCG GTATGAAGGATTCGAAGGAATTCGCTCTTGAACTGTTTGATGCTCTGAGTCGTAAACGAAGGTTGAGAGCTGAGAAGATCAGCAGGGAAGAACTGTTCGAATTCTGGTCGCAAATTACCGATCAAAGTTTTGATTCGCGGCTCCAGATCTTCTTCGACAT GGTTGACAAGAACGAAGATGGGAGAATCACTGAAGTAGAAGTGAAAGAG ATCATCATGTTAAGCGCTTCTGCAAATAGGTTGTCCAGATTGAAGGAACAGGCCGAAGAATATGCAGCTCTAATCATGGAAGAGTTGGACCCCGAAGGACTTGGCTACATCGAG CTATGGCAATTGGAGACGCTTCTTTTACAAAAGGACACGTACCTCAACTACAGCCAAGCTCTAAGCTACACAAGCCAAGCTTTGAGCCAGAACCTACAGGGGCTGAGGAAAAAAAGTCCTATACGTAGAATGAGCCGCAGATTGGTGTACTATTTGCAAGAGAATTGGAGGAGACTTTGGGTTTTGACACTGTGGGTTTGCATAATGATTGGGCTGTTCACGTGGAAGTTTATTCAGTACAAGCGGAAAGATGCATTTCAGATCATGGGTTACTGTCTTCTCGCGGCTAAAGGTGCGGCTGAGACTCTAAAGTTCAACATGGCACTTATACTCCTGCCCGTGTGCAGAAACACCATAACTTGGCTCAGGTCGACCAAGCTGGGCTATTCTGTACCTTTTGATGACAACATCAACTTTCATAAG ACAATTGCTGGGGCCATCGTTATTGGTATTATACTTCATGCCGGGGATCACCTTGCTTGTGATTTTCCAAGACTTGTAAGTACGTCTGAAGAAAGTTATGAAAAGTATTTGAAAGGCGTATTTGGTGATCGTAAACCCAGTTATGTAGACCTAGTTAAAGGCGTCGAGGGTGTGACTGGAGTTTTGATGGTGGTTCTTATGATAATAGCATTTACACTTGCTACCAAATGGTTCCGGAGAAATCTCATTAAGCTGCCTAAACCATTTAGTAGGCTCACTGGCTTCAATGCCTTCTGGTATTCACACCATTTGTTTGTCATTGTCTATGTCCTCCTAATCATCCACGGAATAAAGCTTTACCTCGTGCATAAATGGTACCTCAAAACG ACATGGATGTATGTTGCGGTTCCAGTTTTACTTTATGCGTCAGAGAGAATACTCAGATTATTTCGTTCTGGTTTGTATACAGTCCGTCTTGGAAAG GTTGCCATATATCCTGGAAATGTTCTCACATTGCAAATGTCGAAGCCTCCTCAATTTCGCTACAAGAGTGGACAATACATGTTTGTGCAGTGTCCTGCCGTTTCTCCGTTCGAGTG GCATCCGTTCTCTATTACCTCAGCCCCTGGCGATGACTACCTGAGTGTTCACATTCGGCAACTGGGTGATTGGACACAGGAACTTAAAAGAGTGTTCTCTGAGGCCTGTGAGCCTCCTGTGTCAGGGAAGAGTGGGCTTCTCAGGGCTGATGAAACCACTAAGAAAAG TTTGCCGAAGTTAAAGATAGATGGACCTTACGGTGCGCCAGCAcaagattataaaaaatatgatgtttTGTTACTTGTCGGTCTCGGGATAGGAGCAACACCTTTCATCAGCATTCTAAAAGATCTTCTCATCAACATCATCAAAATGGAGGAAATGGCG GATTCAATCTCTGATATAAGTAGAGGTTCAGACCATAGTGTTGGGAGTACTACTGATTTACCATCAATTAGTAAAATTGCGCCAAAACGGAAGAAAACACTGAAGACTACCAACGCTTATTTCTACTGGGTTACAAGAGAGCAAGGCTCTTTTGATTGGTTCAAAGGAGTCATGAATGAAGTGGCAGAGCTTGATCAAAGG GGTGTCATTGAGATGCACAACTACTTGACTAGCGTATACGAAGAAGGGGATGCCAGATCCGCTCTCATCACCATGGTGCAAGCACTCAACCATGCCAAAAATGGAGTTGACATTGTTTCTGGCACTAGA GTGCGAACTCATTTTGCTAGGCCTAACTGGAAGAAGGTTTTCTCTAAAATGTGCTCCAAGCACTGTAATGGACGAATAG GGGTATTTTATTGTGGTGCACCAGTTTTGGCCAAAGAACTTAGCAAGCTCTGCTTCGAGTTCAATGAAAAGGGTCCAACAAAATTTGAGTTCCACAAGGAGCATTTCTAA
- the LOC100781009 gene encoding uncharacterized protein: MAQSPDQQMKPLAPFISSTQFSRQEDQFQERTSEQKIIRIRKFVLCCGCFTALVVILVVILIVLSFTVYNVKEPEVRMNSVTLLSGTFANGGATNNVTLVADIFVKNTNAFTLRFGSTSTIVYYDGVRIGEGTSPPGKAKARRTIRVNSTLEIMSKKLLEIPTLNIDLRDQFLNISSYTRIDGKVKILNIFPRKVVVEMNCTIGYNITTGSVTNGDNCLGAVDI, from the coding sequence ATGGCTCAGAGCCCTGATCAGCAGATGAAGCCCTTAGCTCCATTCATATCATCAACCCAGTTCAGCAGACAAGAAGATCAGTTTCAAGAGAGAACATCCGAACAGAAAATCATTCGCATAAGAAAGTTCGTGCTGTGCTGCGGTTGTTTCACTGCCCTTGTTGTGATACTCGTGGTCATACTGATAGTCTTGAGCTTCACCGTTTACAATGTCAAAGAACCCGAGGTGAGGATGAATTCGGTTACCCTTCTCAGTGGAACTTTTGCAAACGGTGGTGCCACTAACAACGTTACACTTGTTGCTGATATCTTTGTCAAGAACACAAACGCTTTTACCCTGAGGTTTGGAAGCACCAGCACCATTGTTTACTATGATGGTGTGAGAATAGGTGAGGGTACTTCTCCACCGGGTAAGGCCAAGGCAAGAAGGACCATAAGGGTAAACTCGACCTTGGAGATTATGTCAAAGAAGCTTTTGGAAATCCCAACTTTGAATATTGACCTCAGGGATCAGTTTTTGAATATCAGCAGCTATACAAGGATAGATGGTAAGGTGAAAATACTCAACATATTTCCGAGGAAGGTTGTGGTTGAGATGAATTGTACCATTGGATACAACATCACCACTGGGTCGGTCACAAATGGTGATAATTGTCTTGGAGCCGTTGATATTTAG